The genomic region TAGCAAAACCTCAACTGCCCATTGCTCGCCCTACCGGAATTGTCAACAATATCAGTCCACCACCGGTATCACTCAGCAACACGCAAATGAATGGACAGCTGAACGGTCACATGTTTGAACCACCAACAATAGATTCAAAAGACTTTGTGTCCACCAGCAATTTCAGCACGAGCAGTCAGTTTGATTCCACCAATAACTTGCTTTTCCCTTCGGCCGATACGTTCACAACAAACAGTGACACCAACCTTTACAAggagtggtcaagtggtggcTTGGACATTTTCCAGAATGGTATTGATGTTTTCTCCACAAGCAGCTATCCACTGATGGACATTACCAGCAAGCTCATCTCCACCAACCTTTACCCACCAAAGTCTCAGATCAAACGCCAAAAGATGATCTACCACTGCAAGTTTGGGGAATTTGGCGTTATGGAGGGCCAGTTCACAGAGCCAAGTGGTGTAGCTGTCAATGCTCAGAATGATATCGTTGTTGCTGACACCAATAATCATCGAATTCAGATCTTTGACAAGGAGGGACGGTTTAAATTCCAGTTTGGTGAATGTGGAAAACGTGACGGTCAGCTGCTGTACCCGAATCGTGTGGCTGCTGTAAAAACCTCCGGTGACATCATTGTCACAGAGCGAAGTCCAACACACCAAATACAGGTTTACAACCAGTATGGGCAGTTTGTCAGAAAGTTTGGGGCCAATATTCTGCAGCATCCCAGGGGGGTTGCCATCGACAACAAAGGCAGGATCATCATCGTTGAATGCAAGGTGATGAGAGTGATCATTTTCGACCAGTATGGCAACACCTTGCAAAAGTTTGGTTGCTCAAAGCATCTGGAGTTTCCCAACGGTGTTGTTGTGAATGACAAAGAGGAGATCTTCATCAGTGACAACAGAGCTCACTGTGTGAAAGTGTTCAACTACACAGGGCAGTACCTACGTCAGATTGGAGGGGAAGGCATCACCAACTACCCTATTGGTGTTGGCATCAACAGCCAGGGTGAAATCCTAGTCGCAGATAATCACAACAACTTCAACTTGACCATTTTCACGCAGGACGGTCAGTTGATTAACGCACTGGAGAGCAAGGTGAAGCATGCCCAGTGTTTTGATGTTGCACTGATGGATGATGGGTCTGTCGTTCTTGCAAGCAAGGACTATCGTCTCTACATTTACAGATATGCACAAATTCCTAGCTTGGGAATTTGATTAAGATGTCTGCATTTCTTAAgcagaatacaaaaaaaaaatcaggtgaTTTACCAAACATTCAGTGTCTGTGTTCATAGATATTGTGATGATTCACCAACACATCATTTGTACATGCAGTGAGGAAACCCAGACTGGATAGTCTACAGACCATATGCTGCTCAGAGCTTCAATTGGCTGTGTGTATATTAATcttgttgttttatgcattataaATGTGCTtttgttggatttttttttactaagaaATGTACTAATTCATGCAGAGCAGTTGACAAATATGCTTTAGTTGATAGGTAAAAGTCTGGTGCCAGTGACTAGTCAAGTCTAAAAAGCTAGCGATTGTTTTGTCTGGTTGCCACGGCAATCTTTAAATTACCTTGCATACAAGTGA from Mya arenaria isolate MELC-2E11 chromosome 3, ASM2691426v1 harbors:
- the LOC128227129 gene encoding brain tumor protein-like isoform X2, whose protein sequence is MIVMKKGYAESLDRDSPDIDMASPTPSQSDTVTTASSSSDNEMDPPGNPNLRCTMCHETYSIPKVLSCFHTFCQPCLEKTQEIPDKISCPECHQDTFLNANGLSGLLPDYAVSNLLEKTALDTSALHCTGCKSKDTNAVARCFDCANFLCANCVMAHQFMHCFEGHRVTSLTDLKNNRENGKMEKPLYCPRHKAEELKFFCKTCSIPICKECTVFDHGRGHDCQFLSDTGDKQIAQMHLIEQDAKMKVGELKTNSKSIDHLASRLQVQFHKAQNDINDTYNFYRAMLDERKVEALKELDQAFNSKQLLINNLGNKIQEHIDKLYLGTEFVDKITKFATMPEALMFKNIVEQRFQNLFNFSPDVDNDSYSDVEFISNFQAIQTGVRNTFGYVREGPSDVSHIIAKPQLPIARPTGIVNNISPPPVSLSNTQMNGQLNGHMFEPPTIDSKDFVSTSNFSTSSQFDSTNNLLFPSADTFTTNSDTNLYKEWSSGGLDIFQNGIDVFSTSSYPLMDITSKLISTNLYPPKSQIKRQKMIYHCKFGEFGVMEGQFTEPSGVAVNAQNDIVVADTNNHRIQIFDKEGRFKFQFGECGKRDGQLLYPNRVAAVKTSGDIIVTERSPTHQIQVYNQYGQFVRKFGANILQHPRGVAIDNKGRIIIVECKVMRVIIFDQYGNTLQKFGCSKHLEFPNGVVVNDKEEIFISDNRAHCVKVFNYTGQYLRQIGGEGITNYPIGVGINSQGEILVADNHNNFNLTIFTQDGQLINALESKVKHAQCFDVALMDDGSVVLASKDYRLYIYRYAQIPSLGI
- the LOC128227129 gene encoding brain tumor protein-like isoform X1; translation: MSSEGNLIITANFIKSLDRDSPDIDMASPTPSQSDTVTTASSSSDNEMDPPGNPNLRCTMCHETYSIPKVLSCFHTFCQPCLEKTQEIPDKISCPECHQDTFLNANGLSGLLPDYAVSNLLEKTALDTSALHCTGCKSKDTNAVARCFDCANFLCANCVMAHQFMHCFEGHRVTSLTDLKNNRENGKMEKPLYCPRHKAEELKFFCKTCSIPICKECTVFDHGRGHDCQFLSDTGDKQIAQMHLIEQDAKMKVGELKTNSKSIDHLASRLQVQFHKAQNDINDTYNFYRAMLDERKVEALKELDQAFNSKQLLINNLGNKIQEHIDKLYLGTEFVDKITKFATMPEALMFKNIVEQRFQNLFNFSPDVDNDSYSDVEFISNFQAIQTGVRNTFGYVREGPSDVSHIIAKPQLPIARPTGIVNNISPPPVSLSNTQMNGQLNGHMFEPPTIDSKDFVSTSNFSTSSQFDSTNNLLFPSADTFTTNSDTNLYKEWSSGGLDIFQNGIDVFSTSSYPLMDITSKLISTNLYPPKSQIKRQKMIYHCKFGEFGVMEGQFTEPSGVAVNAQNDIVVADTNNHRIQIFDKEGRFKFQFGECGKRDGQLLYPNRVAAVKTSGDIIVTERSPTHQIQVYNQYGQFVRKFGANILQHPRGVAIDNKGRIIIVECKVMRVIIFDQYGNTLQKFGCSKHLEFPNGVVVNDKEEIFISDNRAHCVKVFNYTGQYLRQIGGEGITNYPIGVGINSQGEILVADNHNNFNLTIFTQDGQLINALESKVKHAQCFDVALMDDGSVVLASKDYRLYIYRYAQIPSLGI